One region of Vibrio cidicii genomic DNA includes:
- a CDS encoding PLP-dependent aminotransferase family protein: protein MIPIDSGDLRVERQGSHLQQALYLAIRDKIMHGLWSNQGRLPATRKLAEELAVSRNTVTAAYEQLCAEGYIESRRGAGFYVAVELPEHYLASGKPAASLQEVSDEEQPEKINQAFAPGVPDLQQFPLALWQKQLQRQLVGKNALGNQSIKGCLELRVAIAHYLATSRSVQCTAEQIVITSGAQQALTIATLCVMGRGDRLLMEDPGYTQMRKVATLFGIEIERLPVQVRQGINVQQVCQSSCRAVYLTPSNQYPMGTTLNTEQRLQIIDWAREKQRWIIEDDYDSEFQFAHRPYTSSQGLAAQVGAAQQVIYVGSFSKVMFNGLRLGYVVLPKALVEKACTIKDALSGDSPTHTQLALAQFIAEGDLMRHIRKMRRIYKQKHQQMVESIARHFASELEIISQAAGLHITVRWWQGISEQDWVQRAKEHGIIVRPLSYYEHSAYEQSAEQQRDWHGAVLGFGNVRIEDIDDKVALLASLFKADFAVT from the coding sequence ATGATCCCGATAGACAGTGGTGATCTAAGAGTTGAGCGGCAGGGAAGTCATTTACAGCAGGCGCTCTATTTGGCGATTCGCGACAAGATTATGCATGGGCTTTGGAGCAACCAAGGGCGATTGCCGGCGACCCGAAAATTAGCGGAAGAGTTGGCGGTGAGTCGCAATACGGTTACCGCTGCCTACGAGCAGCTTTGTGCCGAAGGTTATATCGAGAGTCGGCGCGGCGCCGGTTTTTACGTTGCAGTGGAACTGCCCGAGCACTATTTGGCTAGTGGAAAACCCGCCGCGTCGCTGCAGGAAGTCAGCGATGAAGAACAGCCAGAGAAAATCAATCAAGCGTTTGCGCCCGGCGTGCCGGATTTGCAGCAGTTTCCGCTGGCGCTGTGGCAAAAACAGTTACAGCGGCAGTTAGTGGGTAAAAACGCTCTCGGCAATCAATCGATCAAAGGTTGTTTAGAGTTGCGTGTCGCCATTGCCCACTATTTAGCGACCAGTCGCTCAGTGCAATGTACAGCAGAGCAGATTGTCATCACGTCCGGTGCACAGCAGGCGCTCACGATCGCCACGTTATGCGTCATGGGGCGTGGCGATCGTTTGCTGATGGAAGATCCGGGCTATACGCAAATGCGTAAGGTCGCGACGCTTTTCGGCATTGAAATTGAAAGGCTGCCTGTGCAAGTCAGGCAAGGCATTAACGTGCAGCAAGTTTGCCAAAGTTCGTGCCGTGCTGTCTATCTGACGCCAAGCAACCAGTATCCGATGGGAACCACACTGAACACAGAACAGCGGTTGCAGATTATTGATTGGGCGAGAGAAAAGCAGCGGTGGATCATTGAAGATGACTATGACAGCGAATTTCAGTTTGCGCACCGACCTTACACCAGTTCGCAAGGGCTGGCAGCGCAAGTCGGCGCAGCGCAGCAGGTCATCTATGTCGGTTCGTTTAGCAAGGTGATGTTCAATGGGCTGCGCCTTGGCTATGTGGTGCTGCCCAAGGCTTTGGTCGAGAAGGCGTGTACGATTAAAGATGCCCTCAGTGGAGATTCGCCTACGCACACGCAACTGGCGTTGGCGCAGTTTATTGCTGAAGGCGATTTAATGCGGCACATTCGCAAGATGCGCCGGATCTACAAGCAAAAACATCAGCAGATGGTGGAAAGTATTGCGCGACATTTCGCTTCAGAGCTCGAAATCATCAGTCAAGCCGCCGGATTACACATCACAGTACGTTGGTGGCAAGGCATCAGTGAGCAAGATTGGGTGCAACGCGCTAAGGAGCACGGTATTATCGTTCGGCCGCTGAGCTATTATGAACATAGCGCCTATGAACAGAGCGCCGAACAGCAACGCGATTGGCATGGTGCGGTGCTGGGATTTGGCAATGTTCGTATTGAGGATATTGACGACAAAGTGGCACTGCTGGCAAGCTTGTTCAAGGCCGATTTTGCCGTGACTTAA
- a CDS encoding pyridoxamine 5'-phosphate oxidase family protein, which produces MLSNSKRTQINKAARKAVFDTEKLHQIIDESLIAHIAIEEESGPVVIPMLAWRVEDHVYIHGARNSRLIKSLQAGTATCLTFTLFDGWVLARSAFHHSAHYRCAVVFGCFHVIDDEQEKDRLLNHFIEQIAPGRTQQVRLSNHKELTATQLLAIPLNEASVKISAFGVNDDEADLDRPVWAGVLPYRTVVGPLIPVPEHTGYPVPDYSSAYGERWHQPASSSE; this is translated from the coding sequence ATGTTATCAAACAGCAAAAGAACCCAAATCAACAAAGCCGCGCGTAAAGCGGTATTCGACACTGAGAAGCTGCATCAGATTATTGATGAGAGCCTGATTGCCCACATCGCGATCGAAGAAGAGTCCGGCCCCGTCGTGATTCCCATGCTGGCATGGCGAGTCGAGGATCATGTTTATATCCACGGCGCGCGCAACAGTCGGCTAATTAAATCACTCCAAGCGGGCACTGCAACCTGTCTGACCTTTACCTTGTTTGATGGTTGGGTACTGGCGCGTTCTGCCTTTCATCACAGCGCTCACTATCGCTGTGCGGTGGTGTTTGGCTGTTTTCACGTCATCGATGATGAACAAGAAAAAGATCGTTTGCTTAATCACTTCATTGAACAGATCGCCCCCGGCCGCACGCAGCAGGTGCGCCTTAGCAATCACAAAGAGTTAACCGCGACTCAGCTGTTGGCCATTCCCCTCAACGAAGCTTCGGTGAAAATCAGTGCTTTTGGCGTGAACGATGATGAAGCGGATCTCGACAGACCCGTTTGGGCAGGCGTGTTACCCTACCGGACTGTGGTCGGCCCGCTCATCCCAGTGCCGGAGCATACTGGCTATCCAGTGCCCGATTACTCATCTGCCTATGGTGAGCGTTGGCATCAGCCAGCCTCATCTTCAGAATAA